One genomic window of Cricetulus griseus strain 17A/GY chromosome 3, alternate assembly CriGri-PICRH-1.0, whole genome shotgun sequence includes the following:
- the LOC100755629 gene encoding olfactory receptor 56A4 translates to MASFRNNSEALISEFLLICFPNYQTWQHWLSLPLSLLFLLAMGANATLLITIRMEPSLHEPMYYLLSLLSLLDIVLCLTVIPKVLAIFWFDRKSISFSACFLQMFVMNSFLTMESCTFMVMAYDRYVAICKPLQYPSIITDQFVARAAIFIISRNAFFSLPVPILSARLKYCAQNIIKNCICTNLSVSKLSCDDITFNKLYQLVAGWTLLGSDLILIVLSYSFIFHVVLRIKAEGAIAKALSTCGSHFILILFFSTVLLVLVITNLAREKIPPDVPILLNILHHLIPPALNPIVYGVRTKEIKQGIQNLLRRL, encoded by the coding sequence ATGGCATCATTCAGAAACAACTCTGAAGCTCTGATCTCTGAATTCCTTCTCATCTGCTTCCCTAACTACCAGACCTGGCAACACTGGCTCTCCCTACCCctcagcctcctcttcctcctggccaTGGGGGCCAATGCCACCCTTCTTATCACTATCCGGATGGAGCCCTCTCTGCATGAGCCCATGTACTACCTGCTCAGCCTCCTCTCCCTGCTGGACATTGTGCTCTGCCTCACTGTCATACCTAAGGTCCTGGCCATCTTCTGGTTTGACAGAAAATCCATCAgcttctctgcctgcttcctccagATGTTTGTCATGAACAGTTTCCTGACGATGGAGTCCTGCACCTTTATggtcatggcctatgaccgctatgtggccatctgcaagcCTCTGCAGTACCCATCCATCATCACTGACCAGTTTGTGGCTAGGGCTGCCATCTTCATTATAAGCAGGAAtgcctttttttctctccctgtcCCCATCCTTTCTGCCAGACTGAAATACTGTGCTCAGAATATCATCAAGAACTGCATCTGCACCAACCTGTCTGTGTCCAAACTCTCTTGTGATGACATCACCTTCAATAAACTATACCAGCTTGTAGCAGGTTGGACTCTTCTGGGCTCTGACCTCATCCTCATTGTTCTCTCTTACTCTTTTATCTTCCATGTCGTGCTCCGGATCAAAGCTGAGGGAGCTATAGCCAAGGCCCTGAGTACATGTGGTTCCCACttcatcctcatcctcttcttcAGCACAGTCCTACTGGTGCTGGTCATCACTAACCTGGCCAGGGAGAAGATACCCCCGGATGTCCCAATCCTGCTCAACATCCTGCATCACCTCATCCCCCCAGCTCTGAACCCCATTGTGTACGGGGTAAGAACCAAAGAGATCAAGCAGGGAATCCAGAACTTGCTGAGGAGGTTGTAA
- the LOC100755924 gene encoding olfactory receptor 52L1 → MMALSNSSWRQPQPSFFLVGIPGLEESQHWIALPLGVLYFLALVGNVTIIFIIWTDSSLHQPMYLFLVMLAAIDLVLASSTAPKALTVLLAYAHEIGYIVCLTQMFFIHAFSSMESGILVAMALDRYVAICHPLRHSTILHPGIIGRIGMVVLVRGLVLLIPFPILLQNLVFCRATVISHAYCEHMAVVKLACSETTVNRAYGLSVALLVVGLDVLAIGISYALILLAVLKVPGGEARLKAFSTCGSHVCVILIFYILGIFSFLTHRFGHHVPHHVHVLLATLYLLVPPALNPLVYGVKTRQIRQRVLRVFYIKASG, encoded by the coding sequence ATGATGGCCCTTAGCAATTCTAGCTGGAGGCAACCCCAGCCCTCTTTCTTCCTAGTAGGTAttccaggcttggaggaaagTCAGCACTGGATAGCGTTGCCCCTGGGTGTCCTTTACTTCCTAGCTCTAGTAGGTAATGTGACTATTATCTTCATCATCTGGACTGACTCATCCTTGCACCAACCCATGTACCTCTTCCTGGTCATGCTCGCTGCCATTGACCTGGTCCTGGCCTCCTCCACGGCACCCAAAGCCCTCACAGTGCTCCTGGCTTATGCTCATGAGATTGGGTACATTGTCTGCCTGACTCAGATGTTCTTCATTCATGCCTTCTCCTCCATGGAGTCAGGCATACTTGTGGCCATGGCTCTGGACCGCTATGTTGCCATCTGCCACCCTCTGCGCCATTCCACCATCCTGCATCCAGGGATTATAGGACGCATTGGGATGGTGGTGCTGGTGCGGGGGTTGGTCCTCCTCATCCCCTTCCCCATCCTATTGCAGAACCTTGTCTTCTGCAGAGCCACTGTCATAAGCCATGCCTACTGTGAGCATATGGCTGTGGTAAAACTTGCCTGTTCTGAAACCACAGTGAATCGAGCCTATGGGTTGTCAGTGGCATTGCTGGTGGTTGGGCTAGATGTGCTGGCCATTGGCATCTCCTATGCCCTAATCCTCCTGGCAGTGTTGAAGGTCCCAGGGGGTGAAGCCAGGCTCAAGGCCTTCAGTACATGTGGGTCTCACGTTTGTGTTATTCTCATCTTCTATATCCTTGgaattttctccttcctcactCACCGCTTTGGGCATCATGTTCCCCATCATGTCCATGTTCTGCTGGCCACGCTCTACCTCCTTGTGCCACCTGCACTCAATCCTCTTGTTTATGGGGTGAAGACTCGACAGATCCGCCAGCGAGTGCTCAGGGTGTTCTACATAAAAGCATCAGGTTGA
- the LOC100756799 gene encoding olfactory receptor 56A4, with protein sequence MIRRQHMEAPKNTSSIPVSEFLLICFPNYQTWQHWLSLPLSLLFLLAMGANATLLITIRMEASLHEPMYYLLSLLSLLDIVLCLTVIPKVLAIFWFDNKSISFSACFLQMFIMNSFLTMESCTFMVMAYDRYVAICKPLQYPSIITDQFVARAAIFVATRNGILTMPIPILSSQLRYCASVIKNCICTNMSVSKLSCDDITFNQLYQFVIGWTLLGSDLILIILSYSFILKAVLRIKAEGAVAKALGTCSSHFILILFFSTVLLVLVITNLARERIPPDVPILLNILHHLIPPALNPIVYGVRTREIKQGIWNLLRRLKEVR encoded by the coding sequence ATGATCAGAAGGCAACACATGGAAGCACCAAAAAACACTTCTTCCATTCCAGTCTCTGAATTCCTTCTCATCTGCTTCCCTAACTACCAGACCTGGCAACATTGGCTCTCCCTACCCCtcagtctcctcttcctcctggccaTGGGGGCCAATGCCACCCTTCTTATCACTATCCGGATGGAGGCCTCTTTGCATGAGCCCATGTACTACCTGCTCAGCCTCCTCTCCCTGCTGGACATTGTGCTCTGCCTCACTGTCATACCTAAGGTCCTGGCCATCTTCTGGTTTGACAACAAATCTATCAgcttctctgcctgcttcctccagATGTTCATTATGAACAGTTTCCTGACGATGGAGTCCTGCACCTTCATGGttatggcctatgaccgctatgtggccatctgcaagcCTCTGCAGTACCCATCCATCATCACTGACCAGTTTGTGGCTAGGGCTGCCATCTTTGTGGCAACCCGAAATGGTATTCTGACTATGCCTATCCCCATACTTTCTTCCCAACTGAGATACTGTGCAAGTGTTATCAAAAACTGCATCTGCACTAACATGTCTGTATCCAAACTCTCTTGTGATGACATTACCTTTAATCAACTCTATCAGTTTGTCATAGGTTGGACCTTGCTGGGCTCTGACCTCATCctcattattctttcttattctttcattCTGAAGGCTGTGCTCAGGATCAAAGCTGAGGGAGCTGTGGCCAAAGCTTTAGGCACATGCAGTTCCCATttcatcctcatcctcttcttTAGCACAGTCCTGCTGGTGCTGGTCATCACTAACCTGGCCAGGGAGAGGATTCCCCCAGATGTCCCTATCCTGCTCAATATCCTGCATCATCTCATCCCCCCAGCTCTGAATCCCATTGTTTATGGAGTGAGAACCAGAGAGATCAAGCAAGGAATATGGAACCTACTTAGGAGGTTGAAAGAAGTAAGATGA